CTCCTGATCGGCCGTGTTCAGTTCCTGTTCTATGACTGGTGGCCGGCAGTCGTGGAAGGAGTCAGACATCTAGTGACGAAATGATAGAAAGACGCGGGGGAAAATGGGGAGATGGTGTGTCGGGATGACGAGCTGACAGTGTTTTGCGTTCTGCACGAGTTAGCCCCGGGGCGAGGGAGAGTGACGCGGATGGACAAGGAGACCGTCCTACTGATCGAGGACCACGAAGCTGACCGGAAGATGGTGGCAACTGCGCTGGAGAAGGAGGGGTATCGGGTGGAGGCAGTCACCACGGGCGAGCAAGGGCTCGAAGCCCTCGCCCAACAGCGCCCCAACCTGGTGCTCCTGGACCTGATGCTCCCCGGGATGGACGGTCTCGAAGTGTGCCGGCAGATCCGCGGCAAGAGCGATCTGCCCATCATCATGATCAGCGGGAAGGATGATGAGGTGGACAAGGTCGTCGGCCTGGAGCTGGGCGCCGACGACTACATCACCAAGCCCTACGGGGCGCGCGAGCTGGTAGCTCGCGTCCGTGCCATGCTCCGCCGCACCCTCATGACCGAGAAGGCCGCTGCGCAGAAGCGCCGGCTCAGCTACCCCGGCCTGGAAGTGGACTTACCGACGCGCACCGTCGAGTGCCAGGGGGAAGCGGTGCACCTGACCCCCAAGGAGTTCGACCTGCTCTACCACCTCGCCTCACACCCCCGCCGCGTCTTCCGCCGCGATGAGATCGTCGAAGAGGTCTGGGGCTATGCCCCGTCCAGTGGCGACCTGCGCACCGTGGACACGCACGTCAAGCGCCTGCGCAAGAAGCTCGAAGAGGGACGGGACGTGCCCTGGTCGCTCGCCACCGTCTGGGGCGTCGGCTACCGGTTCGACGTGAGCGAATAGCCGGCCTGGTTCCTACGACGCGACCGCGCCCGTCGCCAGCACGCGCTCGACCGCTTCGCGCGATACCGCTGCCATCATGTTGCCCGGCCCCGAGCCTACCAGCGCTCCCACGGCGTTGCCCCAGCGCAGGCATTCCTGCGGCTCCTGACCGTCGAGCCACGCCGCGATGAACCCCGCGTCGAAGGCATCACCGCAACACGTCGTGTCTATCATCTGCACGCCGAAGACCGGCGCGGCCAGCATGCGGTCCGCCTGCACGAAGCGTGAACCCTCCGCGCCGAGCTTCAGGGCCGTGCCCACGCGCGGCTGCGGCAGGGCCGCGGCGGCCTGCAGCGGGTCATCCAGGCGGCCCAGGTGCGTGACCTCCACCTCGTTGGGCAGAAACAGGTCCACCTGCGGCAGCAGCTCCCACAGGCCGCTGTCCCACCGCTCATACGGGTCGTAGCCGGTATCCAGCGAGGTCACTACCCCGACCTGGGCAGCCCGGCCGAACAGCCCGGGCAGGTCGGGCTGCAGCTTCGTCTGCATGAAGATGCTCCCGACGTGCATGAATCGCGTCTGCGCCAGCAGGGCATCCGGAATGTCCGGGCCGGTGAGCGAGTCGATGGTGCCCAGGTAGGTGACGAAGGCGCGGTCATGCGGCCCCGAGAGCGAAACGGTCGTCCCGGTGCGCAGCTCCTCGTCCACCTTGACGTAATTCGTGCACACCCCTACGCGCTCCATGCTCTCGGTGAGGAACGGGCCGAACTCGTCATCACCCACGCGCGCCACCAGCGCCACCCGCAGGCCGAGGCGAGCGCAATACGCCGCGAAGTTCGCGGCCACCCCGCCGGGGTGGCGGCTCATCGTCCGCGCCAGCACCTCGCGACCGAACTGCGGCAGCTCCTCGATGGCGAGGATGAGGTCTACATTCAGGTCACCGACGGCGATGACATCGAAGCGCTTCTCAAAGCCCATGGGACAGGTCAAGTCTCCTCGATACGTTCCAGCTTGAAGATAACCGGGCGGTAGCCGTCGCTGCAGCAGGCGACGGTGCACCCGGGGCGCGAGCCGATGAAGTTCCCGCCCCGCGCCAACGTGATGACATACTTCTGGATGTCCACCCACGCCCACGAGCAGAAGCCCTCGGGCATGTTCGTGTCGGAGATGAACTCCTGGCCCTCGGTAAGCTTGTCGCAGGCCTGCCAACGTCCTGTCGCGGTGTCGGCCACCATGTCCTCGAGCAACAGGCGCTTCATGACGGTGATGCGGACCCTGGCCTGCATGGTGTTACTCCGTGGACGCCTGCGCCGCCGGGCACGGGGCCCCGGCCTCCGTCTGGGCCAGGATGCTGTGCCGGCGGCCATAGCCGAAGTAGATGACCAACCCGATGGCCAGCCAGATCCCCAGCCGCCACCAGTTCTGCACGGGCAGCGAGAACATCAGCAGCAGGCACGTGAGCGTGCCGAGCACCGGGATGACCGGCACCCACGGGCAGCGGAAGGGGCGCGCTGCGTCCGGGTTGGTGCGCCGCATGACCAGCACCGCCAGGCACACGATCACGAAGGCCAGCAGCGTGCCGATGTT
The DNA window shown above is from bacterium and carries:
- a CDS encoding carbohydrate kinase family protein, producing the protein MGFEKRFDVIAVGDLNVDLILAIEELPQFGREVLARTMSRHPGGVAANFAAYCARLGLRVALVARVGDDEFGPFLTESMERVGVCTNYVKVDEELRTGTTVSLSGPHDRAFVTYLGTIDSLTGPDIPDALLAQTRFMHVGSIFMQTKLQPDLPGLFGRAAQVGVVTSLDTGYDPYERWDSGLWELLPQVDLFLPNEVEVTHLGRLDDPLQAAAALPQPRVGTALKLGAEGSRFVQADRMLAAPVFGVQMIDTTCCGDAFDAGFIAAWLDGQEPQECLRWGNAVGALVGSGPGNMMAAVSREAVERVLATGAVAS
- a CDS encoding TIGR04076 family protein, producing the protein MQARVRITVMKRLLLEDMVADTATGRWQACDKLTEGQEFISDTNMPEGFCSWAWVDIQKYVITLARGGNFIGSRPGCTVACCSDGYRPVIFKLERIEET
- a CDS encoding response regulator transcription factor — its product is MDKETVLLIEDHEADRKMVATALEKEGYRVEAVTTGEQGLEALAQQRPNLVLLDLMLPGMDGLEVCRQIRGKSDLPIIMISGKDDEVDKVVGLELGADDYITKPYGARELVARVRAMLRRTLMTEKAAAQKRRLSYPGLEVDLPTRTVECQGEAVHLTPKEFDLLYHLASHPRRVFRRDEIVEEVWGYAPSSGDLRTVDTHVKRLRKKLEEGRDVPWSLATVWGVGYRFDVSE